GGCGGGGGAGCCGGTGCTGTTCGTCGTCGGCGCCGAGAAGGTCTCATTCGACGTGTACGAACGCGCCGACTACAACGTCGCCGTGACGAACCAGCCCCACTCGGAGGTGGCGTCGCTGGCGGTGACGCTCGACCGGCTGTTCGACGGGGCCGAACTCGACCGCGAGTGGGTCGGCGCCGACCGCGAGGTGATCCCGATGGAGACCGGCAAGCGCGTCGTCGAGCCGGACGGGGCCGAGTCGGTCGACGGGGCCGGATCGGCCGACCGAGCGGAGTGAACGCGCTCCCGCGAGCGGATCCGCGTCGAGACGACCGAACGCACCGGTTCGGTCCATCCGGTGCTTTTAAACGCCTCACGGACTGAGACGGACGTAATGGCTTTTGACGAACTTCTGGAGGACCCCGTTATACAGAAGTACTTACACGAGCTGGTCGGCCCGAAAGGGATGCCGGTGGCGGCGGCGCCGCCGGACGGCGAGGTGACAGACGAGGAGCTGGCCGAGGAGCTCGGCCTGGAGCTCAACGACGTGCGCCGCGCGCTGTTCATCCTCTACGAGAACGACCTGGCGAGCTACCGCCGGCTGCGCGACGAGGACTCGGGGTGGCTCACCTACCTGTGGACCTTCGAGTACGAGAAGATCCCCGAGCAGCTCCAGTCGGAGATGCACCGCCTGCTCGACGCCCTGGAGGAGCGAGAGGACTACGAGAAGGACAACGAGTTCTACCTCTGTGAGACGTGTGGCATCCGCTTCGAGTTCGGCGAAGCCATGGAGTTCGGCTTCGAGTGCCCCGACTGCGGCAACCCCGTCGAGGCGATGGAGAACACCCGCCTGGTCGACGCGATGGAGACCAGGATCGACGAGCTACGCGACGAACTCAACGTCGAGCACGGCGAGGCCTGATGGTCGTACTCGCAACCAAGCTGTACGTCGAGGGCGACGCCCGATCGCGCGCGACGGACTCGCTGCGCTCGCAGGTGAACAACGTCGTCGGCGACCTCGACGTGACGTTCGACCTCGAGATCCGTGACGACGAGTTCCCCGAGGTCTCCCTCGACGGCGAGGACGCGACGGTCGCGGCCAACGCCCTCGCGGAGGAGTGGGGCGAGATCGTCCCCGCTCTGGAGCCCGGCGAGGAGTACGTCGGGACGCTCGACTCGTGGGACGACGAGGGGTTCGTCCTCCACGCGGGCTTCGGGCGGACCGTGCGGATCCCCTCGGGAGAGATCGGGCTCGGCCAGGGGACGCCCGAGCAGATCCGGACGCGGTTCGGCCTCGTCCAGCACCTGCCGATGCGCTTTATCGCCGCCGACCCCGAGGCGGACGAGCCGGCGCGGCTGGCCGACGCCGAGCGCGACCGCCTCTACGAATGGACGCGCGGCGCGGGCCGGGTCAACGTCAACTCGGCGACGCGGGCGGAGGCGCGGGCGACGGTCAACCGCGCGGGCCACGCCCAGGACATCGTGACCGTCGAGCGGCTCGGCCTGCTCGAACAGAGCATCGTCTGCACCGAGGACACCGACCCGCCGGGGCTGCTGGCGAGCATCGGCCAGTACATGCCGGCGGAGCTGCTCTGCGTCGTGCCATGAGGCGGCGACTGGTCCTCGCGCTCGGGCTGTTGGCGGTGCTCGTCGCGCTGGCCGGCTGCGCGTCGCCGTTCGGCGGCGGCGGCCCCGACGACGCCCGGCTCAACCAGAACGCGACCTACGACTGGGACACCAACGCGACGACGACCTACGACGTGGGCCGCGGGAACTTCACGGGGATACTCGGCGTCGAGAACGAGTCGTACGTCCCGCTCTACCAGCGGAGCGAACTCGGCACCGACGAGCCGCTGGACGTGGCATCGCTCCGATACCGCTACCCCGACAACGGGACGGTCGTCGCGCCGGCCAACCGGTCGAACTTCCACGTCAACGCGACGAACTCGCGGTTGAACGTGACGCTCCCGGCGGCCGGCGGGCAGGTGGCGTTCACGGCGGACCGGCCCAACGCCAAGCGGTTCGCGGTCCCGATGTTCATCGACTCGGCCCACTCGGTCGAGGTCGTCCTCCCGCCGCAGGCCCGCGTCGGCGTGCCGCTGCTGTCGAAGGTCTCGCCGGGCGGGTCGACCTCGCGGGTCCCGGAGGGCTCCGACCGGATGCTCGTCCGCTGGGAGTCGGCCGAGCGCGGCCCCATCCTGACCCGCTACTACCTCGCGCGGGACCTGCTGCTGTTCGGCGGGATCGGCGGTGTCCTGGCGCTGGTCGGCGTCGGCGGCGCGCTCTACTACCTCCGACAGATCCGCGTGCTGGAGCGCCGCCGCGAGGAGATCGGTCTCGACGTGGAGACCGAGACCGACGAGTTCGACGACGACGACCCGCCGCCCGGGATGCGGTAGTCGCGGTCCCGAGGGCGGGCGATCGGTCGCGGAGAACGGACGGTTCTGACCGGAAGCAGGCGACCTTTTACGGGTCGGGTTCCAACGGCGGGTATGCGCGTGGCCATCGTCACGGTCGGCGACGAGTTGCTCGCCGGCGACACCGTGAACACCAACGCCGCCTGGCTGGGGGAGCGACTGACCGAGCGCGGCGTCGACGTCGAGCGGGTCGTCACGCTCCCGGACCGGGTGGCCGACATCGCCCGCGTCGTCAACGAGTACCGCGCCGCCTACGACGCCGTCCTCGTGACCGGCGGGCTCGGTCCGACCCACGACGACCTGACGATGGACGGCGTCGCCGCCGCGTTCGGGCGCGATGTCGTCGAGAGCGACGAGGCTCTGGAGTGGCTCGCCGAGGAAGGCGGCTACGCGGCCGACGACCTGGCCGAGGGCACGGCGGACATCCCGCGGGGCGCACGCCTGCTGAAGAACCCCGAAGGCGTCGCGCCCGGCTGCGTCGTCGGGAGCGTCTACGTCCTGCCGGGCGTTCCGACGGAGATGGAAGCGATGTTCGAGACGGTCGCCGACGAGTTCTCGGGCGAGATCGAACACGTCGCCTCGGTGGTCGCCGACGAGCCCGAGAGCGCGCTGCTGGACCGGATCGACGGGTTGCGCGACCGCTTCGACGTGACCGTCGGGAGCTACCCCGGCGACTCGGTGCGGGTGAAGATCCAGGGCGGCGAGGCGGAGGCCGAGGCGGCCGCCGCGTGGCTCCGCGAGCGTGTCGAGCTGGTCGATATCGACGAGGAGAGCGGCGGGTGACGCGGCGCTACCGGTAGAGGACTTTCCACCACAGCGCGGTCAACAGCAGTCCGCCCAGTAGCATCACGAACCCCGCGACGTTGATGAGCCCGCCCTGCACGGCCTCGGCGCTCTCCTGCAGCGGCATGTACATACGAGGCCGTTTCTCCCCACGCGATGTAAAACCGCCCGATTTCTCGGTGCAGGCGCCGCCGATCCCGTAGTCGGGTCGCTTTTGCCCGGTCGCGCCGAACCACGGGTGATGCGACGGATCGGCGTGGTCGTCAATCCTATCGCCGGCATGGGCGGGCGAGTGGGGCTGAAGGGCACCGACGGGAAAGTCGACGAGGCGCGCGAACGCGGGGCCGAGCCGCGGGCGCCCGAACGAGCGCGCGCGGCGCTGGACGCGCTCGCTGGGACGGGCGCGAGCGTCGAGGTGCTCGCCTTCGGCGGGCCGATGGGCGAGGACGCCGCGCGCGCGGCGGGTTTCGACCCCGTGGTCGTCGGAGCGCCGACGGGGAGTGAAGACGGGGAGACGACGGCGGCCGACACCCGCGCGGCGGTCCGCGCGTTCGCCGAGCGCGACGCGGACCTGATCCTGTTCGTCGGCGGCGACGGGACCGCCGTCGACGTGGCGGAGACGCTGGCCGACCTCGACGGCGAGATCCCGATCCTGGGGGTGCCGGCGGGCGTGAAGATCTACTCGTCGGTG
The window above is part of the Halosimplex rubrum genome. Proteins encoded here:
- the tfe gene encoding transcription factor E, producing the protein MAFDELLEDPVIQKYLHELVGPKGMPVAAAPPDGEVTDEELAEELGLELNDVRRALFILYENDLASYRRLRDEDSGWLTYLWTFEYEKIPEQLQSEMHRLLDALEEREDYEKDNEFYLCETCGIRFEFGEAMEFGFECPDCGNPVEAMENTRLVDAMETRIDELRDELNVEHGEA
- a CDS encoding DUF2110 family protein, with translation MVVLATKLYVEGDARSRATDSLRSQVNNVVGDLDVTFDLEIRDDEFPEVSLDGEDATVAANALAEEWGEIVPALEPGEEYVGTLDSWDDEGFVLHAGFGRTVRIPSGEIGLGQGTPEQIRTRFGLVQHLPMRFIAADPEADEPARLADAERDRLYEWTRGAGRVNVNSATRAEARATVNRAGHAQDIVTVERLGLLEQSIVCTEDTDPPGLLASIGQYMPAELLCVVP
- a CDS encoding DUF5803 family protein; the encoded protein is MRRRLVLALGLLAVLVALAGCASPFGGGGPDDARLNQNATYDWDTNATTTYDVGRGNFTGILGVENESYVPLYQRSELGTDEPLDVASLRYRYPDNGTVVAPANRSNFHVNATNSRLNVTLPAAGGQVAFTADRPNAKRFAVPMFIDSAHSVEVVLPPQARVGVPLLSKVSPGGSTSRVPEGSDRMLVRWESAERGPILTRYYLARDLLLFGGIGGVLALVGVGGALYYLRQIRVLERRREEIGLDVETETDEFDDDDPPPGMR
- a CDS encoding competence/damage-inducible protein A, whose amino-acid sequence is MRVAIVTVGDELLAGDTVNTNAAWLGERLTERGVDVERVVTLPDRVADIARVVNEYRAAYDAVLVTGGLGPTHDDLTMDGVAAAFGRDVVESDEALEWLAEEGGYAADDLAEGTADIPRGARLLKNPEGVAPGCVVGSVYVLPGVPTEMEAMFETVADEFSGEIEHVASVVADEPESALLDRIDGLRDRFDVTVGSYPGDSVRVKIQGGEAEAEAAAAWLRERVELVDIDEESGG